The Microbacterium luteum genome includes a region encoding these proteins:
- a CDS encoding DUF86 domain-containing protein, translating into MKERDRWALREIVRLCDDGTRLAARGRDWYLSDDLNTPGLAAESIIIKIGENVARLSDETLLANPQVPWSSIKRMRDRLAHHYEATDYDAVWATINVDLPRVGAAVRPLLGDVTGD; encoded by the coding sequence GTGAAGGAGCGGGACCGGTGGGCGCTACGTGAGATCGTGCGATTGTGCGACGACGGCACACGACTCGCCGCGCGAGGCCGCGATTGGTACCTCTCGGACGATCTGAATACGCCGGGGCTCGCGGCCGAGTCGATCATCATCAAGATCGGTGAGAACGTTGCACGGTTGAGCGACGAGACGCTCCTCGCGAACCCGCAGGTCCCCTGGTCGAGCATCAAGCGAATGCGCGATCGGCTGGCGCACCACTATGAGGCGACGGATTACGACGCGGTGTGGGCGACGATCAACGTCGACCTGCCTCGCGTCGGCGCGGCAGTCAGGCCGCTCCTCGGCGACGTGACCGGTGACTGA
- a CDS encoding HhH-GPD-type base excision DNA repair protein: MDLRITDDAAADRLLSDDPLALLIGMLLDQQVAMEVAFAGPLKIQQRLGTTDAAALAAVDPDDFAAAFSQPPAVHRFPGSMAGRVQALCRTIADDWGGDAAALWTQDDPDGATVLKRLKALPGFGDQKAKIFLALLGKQYGYDGAGWREAAGSYGEEGSYRSVADITSPESLTRVREYKRAMKAEAKK; the protein is encoded by the coding sequence ATGGACCTTCGCATCACCGACGACGCGGCCGCCGACCGGCTGCTCTCCGACGACCCGCTCGCCCTCCTCATCGGGATGCTGCTCGATCAGCAGGTGGCCATGGAAGTCGCCTTCGCGGGTCCACTGAAGATCCAGCAGCGCCTCGGCACGACGGACGCGGCGGCACTGGCCGCCGTCGATCCGGATGACTTCGCCGCGGCCTTCTCGCAGCCGCCCGCGGTGCACCGCTTCCCCGGGTCGATGGCCGGACGCGTGCAGGCGCTCTGCCGCACCATCGCCGACGACTGGGGAGGCGACGCCGCAGCACTGTGGACGCAGGACGACCCCGATGGCGCGACGGTGCTGAAGCGCCTGAAGGCCCTACCGGGCTTCGGCGACCAGAAGGCGAAGATCTTCCTCGCGCTGCTCGGCAAGCAGTACGGCTACGACGGCGCCGGCTGGCGTGAGGCCGCAGGATCCTACGGCGAGGAGGGCTCGTATCGGAGCGTCGCCGACATCACATCCCCCGAGTCGCTGACGAGGGTGCGGGAGTACAAGCGCGCGATGAAGGCGGAGGCGAAGAAGTGA
- a CDS encoding helix-turn-helix domain-containing protein, with the protein MGEALRDRRERAGLSQAQLATRTGVAQPNIAAYESGRRKPSAAMLDRLQAAMRPLPHEALEQNRERIKELAADYGLSNVRVFGSAINGTDTTDSDLDLLVTRSSSVGLLAIAEFTIAAEEMLGVPVDVVTDGALPLDHPILRSAVAA; encoded by the coding sequence ATGGGTGAGGCATTGCGGGACCGGCGCGAGCGAGCGGGGCTCAGCCAGGCACAGCTCGCCACGCGCACCGGTGTGGCGCAACCCAATATCGCCGCCTACGAGTCCGGCCGCCGGAAGCCGTCGGCGGCCATGCTCGATCGTCTGCAGGCCGCCATGCGCCCCTTGCCACATGAGGCGCTCGAGCAGAATCGCGAGAGAATCAAGGAGCTCGCCGCGGACTACGGACTGAGCAACGTTCGCGTCTTCGGATCCGCCATCAACGGCACAGATACGACGGACAGCGATCTCGATCTCCTCGTCACCCGGTCGTCCTCCGTCGGACTGTTGGCGATCGCCGAGTTCACGATCGCCGCTGAAGAGATGCTCGGCGTTCCTGTCGATGTCGTCACCGACGGCGCGCTTCCCCTCGACCATCCGATCCTCCGGTCAGCGGTGGCGGCGTGA
- a CDS encoding ADP-ribosyltransferase, whose translation MPAAIDPEQIPGRDLDPEAIETNAATVTSLAGTVRDTGSQVQLSWQRMAGVYEAPESATLLGLMDPVSSQATASGDGIETVGGALTAFAADVRPIKAELDALRLEAQTFAAEISGGVSVRELNPAWVSTQGYQGSWNAYGAYSSSSTGGTATATEVSQYRTVTKEWHEVQEYVDRNNDLIARVNAQQVLLWEAERTCANAIRALYCAAPLRAATSEDDALAYGIDEIPAGTEMPWGAEVERTEGCGEATVNVVFKDFLWEGIAVGGVWGTVEGLGTLVLGYDPSTGDFFSGDAYGAAWGSLGSLALSGVIAATPPLNVLFAVDDGMRQFGGDGFLPDEVAEFKDGLDETAKNTGKALIAWDKWADDPGTALGESVFNVGTILIPGGAAVAGVKTAGTAASVLSKMARFTDLIDPGAWAVNGAVRVGGHAFSGVGDLAARLDSPTFSGLDVVDLGDDLGQPAVLRADTGQTAMTALVDELGIHPDAIVARVDDGVPVLEAPGVRVELPEGAFGDAAQAGDDVDHLSDTGDPGAPDLSADERYSQAMAVVSEGAVTFADDAAAIEYGRAEWAGVADSLPEDVADAVYDYTREVPGDSGITYREINGSLRGGPMSEEIAQHVSRIDEAMRAHPLTEDVVVTRGTGTAHWSVLPQDAAGTTFDESAYLSTSLGDAADAFSGQDAVLHLRVPEGTPALWVEAVSDFGATERELLLGRDLRWTAEDTVFRDGQWHVFGSVAK comes from the coding sequence ATGCCGGCGGCGATCGACCCGGAACAGATCCCGGGCAGAGATCTCGACCCCGAGGCGATCGAGACCAACGCGGCGACGGTCACCTCGCTCGCGGGCACCGTGCGCGACACCGGCTCGCAGGTGCAGCTGTCGTGGCAGCGCATGGCCGGCGTCTACGAGGCCCCCGAGTCGGCGACCCTGCTGGGGCTGATGGATCCGGTCTCGAGCCAGGCGACCGCATCCGGCGACGGCATCGAGACGGTCGGCGGCGCGCTCACCGCCTTCGCCGCCGACGTGCGCCCGATCAAGGCGGAGCTGGATGCGCTGCGCCTGGAGGCGCAGACGTTCGCCGCCGAGATCTCCGGTGGCGTGAGCGTGCGCGAGCTGAACCCGGCCTGGGTGAGCACGCAGGGCTACCAGGGGTCGTGGAACGCGTACGGCGCGTACTCGTCGTCGTCGACGGGCGGCACCGCCACCGCGACGGAGGTCTCCCAGTACCGCACCGTCACGAAGGAGTGGCATGAGGTGCAGGAGTACGTCGACCGCAACAACGATCTGATCGCACGGGTCAATGCGCAGCAGGTGCTCCTGTGGGAGGCCGAGCGCACGTGCGCGAATGCGATCCGCGCGCTGTACTGCGCCGCGCCGTTGCGGGCGGCCACGAGCGAGGATGACGCGCTCGCCTACGGCATCGACGAGATCCCGGCCGGCACCGAGATGCCGTGGGGCGCCGAGGTGGAGCGCACCGAGGGGTGCGGCGAGGCGACCGTCAACGTCGTCTTCAAGGACTTCCTGTGGGAGGGCATCGCCGTCGGCGGCGTGTGGGGGACCGTCGAGGGCCTCGGCACGCTCGTGCTCGGCTACGACCCGTCGACGGGCGACTTCTTCTCCGGCGACGCCTACGGAGCGGCGTGGGGCAGCCTCGGTTCCCTCGCGCTGAGCGGGGTGATCGCGGCGACGCCGCCGCTGAACGTCCTGTTCGCGGTCGATGACGGGATGCGGCAGTTCGGCGGCGACGGATTCCTCCCGGACGAGGTCGCCGAGTTCAAGGACGGCCTGGACGAGACCGCGAAGAACACCGGCAAGGCGCTCATCGCATGGGACAAATGGGCGGATGACCCCGGCACGGCCCTCGGTGAGTCGGTCTTCAACGTCGGCACGATCCTCATTCCCGGCGGCGCCGCCGTCGCGGGTGTCAAGACGGCGGGCACGGCCGCGTCCGTGCTGTCGAAGATGGCGCGGTTCACCGACCTGATCGACCCGGGTGCATGGGCGGTGAACGGCGCGGTGCGCGTGGGCGGCCACGCCTTCTCCGGCGTCGGCGACCTCGCGGCGCGACTGGATTCACCGACCTTCAGCGGCCTCGACGTCGTCGACCTCGGCGACGATCTCGGCCAGCCGGCCGTGCTGCGCGCCGACACCGGCCAGACGGCGATGACCGCCCTCGTCGACGAGCTGGGCATCCACCCGGACGCGATCGTGGCGCGCGTCGACGACGGTGTGCCCGTGCTGGAGGCCCCCGGCGTACGGGTCGAGCTGCCCGAGGGTGCGTTCGGTGACGCGGCCCAGGCCGGTGATGACGTCGACCACCTGAGCGATACCGGCGATCCGGGCGCACCCGATCTCTCGGCGGACGAGCGCTATTCCCAAGCGATGGCAGTCGTCTCGGAGGGCGCGGTCACGTTCGCCGACGACGCAGCGGCGATCGAGTACGGACGAGCGGAATGGGCAGGAGTCGCCGACTCTCTGCCAGAGGATGTCGCGGATGCCGTCTACGATTACACGCGCGAAGTCCCCGGGGACTCCGGCATCACCTATCGCGAGATCAATGGCTCACTCCGTGGAGGGCCGATGAGCGAGGAGATCGCCCAACACGTGAGCAGGATTGATGAGGCGATGCGGGCGCATCCGCTGACCGAGGACGTCGTCGTGACCCGGGGGACGGGGACGGCGCACTGGTCGGTGCTTCCGCAGGATGCGGCGGGGACGACGTTCGATGAGAGCGCCTACCTCTCGACCTCGTTGGGGGACGCTGCAGATGCTTTCAGCGGGCAGGACGCGGTGCTTCATCTCCGTGTGCCAGAGGGCACGCCGGCTCTGTGGGTCGAAGCCGTTTCTGATTTCGGGGCGACGGAGCGGGAGCTCCTTCTCGGACGCGACCTCCGTTGGACGGCCGAAGACACGGTCTTCCGTGATGGACAATGGCATGTGTTCGGAAGCGTGGCGAAGTGA
- a CDS encoding MMPL family transporter, translated as MAELLYRLGKASAKRAWIVIVAWAAVLGLAGGAFAVGFGTLATSFDVPGTASGEVIDELAEELPDYAGASGQVVYHAEDGEALTADQQADIAAVAEGLSDLPDVAQVVDPFETEQERADREQEIVDGRAEIEDGQEQLDAGQEQLDAALDDLEAGQEQLDAGHEQLDAAREQAEAAGAPAEQIAALDAQQAELDAQQEQLAAAREEIAAQQAELDEGRADLVEGAEQLELGADLLALSDGIRVVSEDGATALVNVSFDVPLLELDAASKEAVISYVEANPIDGVEYAFSSTLAQSVPNLIGVGEIAGLAIAAVVLLVMLGTVIAAALPIVTALVGVGIAVLAALSLSGVLDMSSVTPVLGIMLGLAVGIDYSLFIINRHRKQLLEGAEMRESIGLANGTAGNAVTFAGSTVIIALLALNITGIPFLGLMGTVGAFAVLIAVLIAVTLTPALLGLIGPRVLNRRARAKVGTVHHEDSGAAPMGTWRAVLTAAGAIIALLVIAIPALSMRVGLPDGSSEPEESYAYQAYTLTEEAFGAGVNGTLLVSATLPGDLDDTAELQAQLDIATALSDLDGVVAVAPIAVSDDGTLAAFQVVPEDGPSSVSTEELVRDLRTLPPVDGEYALGVAGQAAINIDISENLAAVLPLYIAVVVGLSLIIMIVVFRSLLVPIIATGGFILSLFATYGATVAVFQWGWGADIIGLHATGPILSFLPVLLVGILFGLAMDYQLFLSSGMREAFVHGAPARLAVMRGLRAGRAVVTAAGLIMVSVFGGFIFAESTMIRSIGFGLAFGVLLDAFVVRMLLMPALMHLLGRSAWWLPRWLDRIIPNVDVEGAKLERAHHAPWADGDEPAGDEPLTRREARERGEL; from the coding sequence ATGGCAGAACTGCTGTACCGGCTCGGCAAGGCCTCCGCGAAGCGCGCGTGGATCGTGATCGTCGCGTGGGCGGCGGTCCTGGGGCTCGCCGGCGGCGCGTTCGCCGTCGGCTTCGGCACCCTCGCGACGAGCTTCGACGTGCCCGGCACCGCATCGGGCGAGGTGATCGACGAGCTGGCCGAGGAGCTGCCGGATTATGCCGGCGCATCGGGTCAGGTCGTCTACCACGCCGAGGACGGCGAGGCCCTCACCGCCGACCAGCAGGCCGACATCGCCGCCGTCGCCGAGGGGCTCTCCGACCTTCCCGACGTCGCGCAGGTCGTCGATCCCTTCGAGACCGAGCAGGAGCGCGCGGACCGCGAACAGGAGATCGTCGACGGTCGCGCCGAGATCGAGGACGGCCAGGAGCAGCTCGACGCCGGCCAGGAGCAGCTGGATGCCGCGCTCGACGACCTCGAAGCCGGGCAGGAGCAGCTCGACGCCGGGCACGAGCAGCTCGACGCCGCTCGCGAACAGGCCGAAGCCGCCGGCGCACCCGCCGAGCAGATCGCCGCGCTCGATGCGCAGCAGGCCGAGCTCGACGCCCAGCAGGAGCAGCTCGCCGCGGCCCGCGAGGAGATCGCCGCGCAGCAGGCCGAGCTCGACGAGGGTCGCGCCGATCTCGTCGAGGGCGCGGAGCAGCTCGAGCTCGGCGCCGATCTGCTCGCGCTCTCGGACGGCATCCGCGTCGTGTCCGAGGACGGCGCGACCGCGCTGGTGAACGTCTCGTTCGACGTGCCGCTGCTGGAGCTCGACGCCGCATCGAAGGAGGCCGTGATCTCCTACGTCGAGGCGAATCCGATCGACGGCGTCGAGTACGCCTTCTCGTCGACCCTCGCCCAGTCGGTTCCGAACCTGATCGGCGTCGGAGAGATCGCGGGCCTCGCGATCGCCGCGGTCGTGCTGCTGGTCATGCTCGGCACGGTCATCGCCGCAGCGCTGCCCATCGTCACCGCTCTCGTCGGCGTAGGCATCGCGGTGCTTGCCGCCCTGTCCCTGTCCGGCGTGCTGGACATGTCGAGCGTCACGCCGGTGCTCGGCATCATGCTCGGGCTGGCGGTCGGCATCGACTACTCGCTGTTCATCATCAACCGCCACCGCAAACAGCTGCTCGAGGGCGCGGAGATGCGCGAATCCATCGGACTCGCCAACGGCACCGCGGGAAACGCGGTCACCTTCGCCGGCTCCACCGTCATCATCGCGCTGCTGGCGCTGAACATCACCGGCATCCCCTTCCTCGGGCTCATGGGAACCGTCGGCGCGTTCGCTGTGCTCATCGCCGTGCTGATCGCCGTCACGCTCACGCCCGCGCTGCTCGGGCTCATCGGTCCCCGCGTGCTGAACCGGCGCGCCCGGGCGAAGGTCGGCACCGTCCACCACGAGGATTCCGGCGCCGCCCCCATGGGCACGTGGCGAGCCGTGCTCACGGCGGCCGGTGCGATCATCGCGCTGCTGGTGATCGCCATCCCGGCCCTGTCGATGCGCGTCGGACTGCCCGACGGCTCGAGCGAGCCCGAAGAGTCGTACGCCTACCAGGCGTACACGCTCACCGAGGAGGCGTTCGGCGCCGGCGTCAACGGCACGCTGCTCGTATCGGCGACGCTGCCCGGCGACCTCGACGACACGGCCGAGCTGCAGGCGCAGCTCGACATCGCCACCGCCCTGTCCGACCTCGACGGCGTCGTCGCCGTCGCACCGATCGCCGTATCGGATGACGGCACCCTGGCGGCGTTCCAGGTGGTGCCCGAAGACGGGCCGAGCTCGGTGTCGACCGAGGAGCTCGTGCGCGACCTGCGCACCCTGCCCCCCGTCGACGGCGAATACGCACTCGGCGTGGCCGGCCAGGCCGCCATCAACATCGACATCTCCGAGAACCTCGCCGCGGTGCTGCCGCTGTACATCGCGGTCGTCGTCGGACTGTCCCTGATCATCATGATCGTGGTGTTCCGGTCGCTGCTCGTGCCGATCATCGCGACGGGCGGGTTCATCCTGTCGCTGTTCGCCACCTACGGCGCGACCGTCGCGGTGTTCCAGTGGGGCTGGGGCGCCGACATCATCGGCCTGCACGCGACCGGCCCCATCCTGAGCTTCCTGCCGGTGCTGCTCGTGGGCATCCTCTTCGGCCTCGCCATGGACTACCAGCTGTTCCTGTCCTCCGGCATGCGGGAGGCGTTCGTCCACGGCGCCCCTGCCCGCCTCGCCGTGATGCGGGGGCTTCGCGCCGGCCGCGCCGTGGTCACGGCGGCGGGCCTGATCATGGTCTCGGTGTTCGGCGGGTTCATCTTCGCCGAGTCGACCATGATCCGCTCGATCGGGTTCGGTCTCGCCTTCGGTGTGCTGCTCGACGCCTTCGTCGTGCGAATGCTGCTCATGCCCGCGCTCATGCACCTGCTCGGCCGCTCGGCCTGGTGGCTGCCCCGATGGCTCGACCGGATCATCCCGAACGTCGACGTCGAGGGCGCCAAGCTCGAGCGCGCCCACCACGCCCCCTGGGCCGACGGTGACGAACCGGCCGGCGACGAGCCGCTGACACGGCGCGAGGCCCGCGAGCGCGGCGAGCTCTGA
- a CDS encoding pore-forming ESAT-6 family protein: protein MVNQNDRRDYDIAASQNAQDNFNRVAAQLEAVIDQHDRDVAAAMADYTAEGVSEDYRAKEQRWKAAAGEVRTIITTLRTSLERNDETAQEALRKARAAVESIG, encoded by the coding sequence ATGGTGAATCAGAACGACCGCCGCGACTACGACATCGCGGCCTCGCAGAACGCGCAGGACAACTTCAACCGCGTCGCCGCGCAGCTCGAGGCGGTCATCGATCAGCACGACCGCGACGTGGCCGCCGCGATGGCCGACTACACCGCCGAGGGCGTGTCCGAAGACTACCGCGCCAAGGAGCAGCGGTGGAAGGCGGCCGCCGGCGAGGTGCGCACGATCATCACCACGCTGCGCACGTCGCTCGAGCGCAACGACGAGACGGCGCAGGAAGCGCTGCGCAAGGCGCGCGCGGCCGTCGAATCCATCGGCTGA
- a CDS encoding TetR/AcrR family transcriptional regulator, which produces MTDRRGGAPRSEAARLAILRATARLFLEKGFAQLSIEGIAAEAAVGKQTIYRWWPTKSDLVAEALIEGMLMPEQVVPRFDGTLRDDLARWMRTVLAFVDDPEHDEMLKSLVAAGTINPAIGERVRDNLGADADLVRRLEQGVSDGELPAEAPIASIVELLIGAIVLRIVARSDADDGEAERLVDIVLGRYAPGRA; this is translated from the coding sequence GTGACAGACCGACGAGGTGGTGCGCCCCGCAGCGAGGCGGCGCGGCTGGCGATCCTCCGCGCGACGGCGCGGCTGTTCCTGGAGAAGGGCTTCGCGCAGCTGAGCATCGAGGGCATCGCCGCCGAGGCGGCCGTCGGCAAGCAGACGATCTACCGGTGGTGGCCGACCAAGAGCGACCTGGTCGCCGAGGCGCTCATCGAGGGCATGCTCATGCCCGAGCAGGTGGTGCCCCGCTTCGACGGCACGCTGCGCGACGACCTCGCACGGTGGATGCGCACGGTGCTGGCGTTCGTCGACGACCCGGAGCACGACGAGATGCTGAAGTCGCTCGTCGCCGCCGGCACGATCAACCCCGCCATCGGCGAGCGCGTGCGCGACAACCTCGGCGCCGACGCCGACCTCGTGCGACGACTCGAGCAGGGGGTGTCCGACGGAGAGCTTCCCGCGGAGGCCCCCATCGCGTCGATCGTGGAGCTTCTCATCGGTGCGATCGTGCTGCGGATCGTCGCACGCTCCGACGCCGACGACGGCGAAGCCGAACGCCTCGTCGACATCGTGCTCGGCCGGTACGCGCCCGGCCGCGCGTGA
- a CDS encoding DUF6507 family protein, with protein sequence MTTWSIDPSGVAGVLTDVNPHAEALGEALNALGAPLGAAVTATQSGAIAEAVQSYFDTVESPRIQGMSARISAATSGVVSATEAYVTGDLTMAADAQAASVAAITPASLLLGAD encoded by the coding sequence GTGACCACCTGGAGCATCGACCCGTCCGGCGTCGCCGGGGTCCTCACCGACGTGAACCCGCACGCCGAAGCCCTCGGCGAGGCGTTGAACGCGCTCGGAGCGCCTTTGGGCGCCGCCGTCACGGCCACGCAGTCCGGCGCGATCGCCGAGGCCGTGCAGTCCTACTTCGACACCGTCGAGTCGCCCCGTATCCAGGGCATGAGCGCCCGCATCAGCGCCGCCACCAGCGGTGTCGTGTCAGCGACCGAGGCCTACGTCACCGGAGACCTCACGATGGCCGCCGACGCGCAGGCAGCGAGCGTCGCCGCGATCACGCCCGCCTCCCTGCTGCTCGGGGCCGACTGA
- the menC gene encoding o-succinylbenzoate synthase yields the protein MPVTRPAASVDLDGFELRVLHIPLVSPFTTSFGTETVREVIVVRALADGVEGWGEIVTQQAPLYSSEYTQGAWDVATRFLIPALLAERTIAPERIASVLEPFVGHRMAKAGLELAVLDAALRGEGRSFGSYAGAVADRVPSGVSVGIQRDPTALVETVRGYLDDGYVRIKIKIKPGRDIDDTAAVREAFGSIPLQVDANSAYTLADTDTLAQLDRFDLLLIEQPLQEDDLVDHATLAGSLSTPVCLDESITSRKAAADALALGSAAIVNIKAGRVGGYLEAIAIHDLCRDADVPVWCGGMLETGIGRAANAALAALPGFTLPGDVSAADRFYARDIVTEPAVLDDGHVRVPTGPGLGVDIDPDALDAFTVEKAVIRP from the coding sequence ATGCCGGTCACCCGCCCCGCAGCATCCGTCGACCTCGACGGATTCGAGCTGCGCGTGCTGCACATCCCGCTCGTCTCGCCGTTCACGACGTCGTTCGGCACCGAGACGGTTCGCGAGGTGATCGTCGTGCGCGCTCTCGCCGACGGGGTCGAGGGATGGGGTGAGATCGTCACGCAGCAGGCGCCGCTGTACTCGAGCGAGTACACCCAGGGCGCGTGGGATGTCGCGACGCGCTTCCTCATCCCGGCGCTGCTGGCCGAGCGAACCATCGCGCCGGAGCGGATCGCGAGCGTGCTCGAGCCCTTCGTCGGGCACCGGATGGCCAAGGCGGGGCTCGAGCTCGCCGTGCTCGACGCCGCCCTGCGGGGCGAAGGGCGTTCGTTCGGGTCCTACGCCGGTGCGGTCGCCGACCGGGTGCCCTCCGGGGTGTCGGTCGGCATTCAGCGCGACCCCACCGCCCTCGTCGAGACCGTTCGCGGATACCTCGACGACGGCTACGTGCGCATCAAGATCAAGATCAAACCCGGTCGCGACATCGACGACACCGCCGCGGTGCGCGAGGCGTTCGGCTCGATCCCCCTGCAGGTCGACGCCAACTCGGCCTACACCCTGGCCGACACGGACACCCTCGCGCAGCTCGACCGGTTCGACCTGCTGCTCATCGAGCAGCCGCTGCAGGAGGACGACCTGGTGGATCACGCCACCCTCGCCGGCAGCCTGTCGACGCCGGTCTGCCTCGACGAGTCGATCACCTCGCGCAAGGCCGCCGCCGACGCGCTCGCGCTCGGGTCGGCCGCGATCGTGAACATCAAGGCCGGGCGCGTGGGTGGCTATCTCGAGGCGATCGCCATCCACGACCTGTGCCGCGACGCCGACGTGCCGGTGTGGTGCGGCGGCATGCTCGAGACCGGCATCGGCCGGGCGGCGAACGCCGCGCTCGCCGCTCTGCCGGGCTTCACCCTTCCCGGTGACGTCTCCGCCGCTGACCGGTTCTACGCCCGCGACATCGTGACCGAACCCGCCGTGCTCGACGACGGGCACGTGCGCGTGCCGACCGGACCGGGCCTCGGTGTCGATATCGACCCCGATGCTCTCGACGCGTTCACCGTCGAGAAGGCCGTCATCCGCCCCTGA
- a CDS encoding glycine--tRNA ligase codes for MAEQSRLDKVIALARHRGFVFQAGEIYGGSRSAWDYGPLGTELKENIRRQWWQTFVRGRGDMVGLDSSIILPKRVWEASGHVATFTDPLVECLQCHKRFRADNLIEDFEARKGRPAENGLADVPCPNCGTKGRYTEPKAFSGLVKTYLGVVDDESGLHFLRPETAQGIFVNFSNVLTASRKKPPFGIGQVGKAFRNEITPGNFIFRTREFEQMEIEFFTAPDEAGEWFDHWVEACWNWFIDLGVSADNMRRFDVPEEDRAHYSAGTIDVEYRFGFPGKEWGELMGVANRTDYDLKSHTEASGQSLTFFDQASGEKYIPYVIEPSFGLTRAMMAFLVDAYREEEAPNAKGGTDTRTVLGLDPRLAPVKVAVLPLSRNEKLSPLAREVADRVRAHGWNTDFDDAGAIGRRYRRQDEIGTPLCVTVDFDSLDDRAVTVRDRDTMAQERVALDQLDAYLAERLRGA; via the coding sequence GTGGCCGAGCAGTCCCGTCTCGACAAAGTCATCGCCCTCGCCCGTCATCGCGGGTTCGTGTTCCAAGCGGGTGAGATCTACGGCGGGTCGCGGTCGGCATGGGACTATGGTCCCCTCGGCACGGAGCTGAAGGAGAACATCCGCCGCCAGTGGTGGCAGACCTTCGTGCGCGGCCGCGGCGACATGGTGGGGCTGGACTCCTCGATCATCCTCCCCAAGCGCGTGTGGGAGGCTTCTGGTCACGTGGCGACCTTCACCGACCCCCTGGTCGAGTGCCTGCAGTGCCACAAGCGCTTCCGCGCCGACAACCTCATCGAGGACTTCGAGGCGCGCAAGGGGCGCCCCGCCGAGAACGGCCTCGCCGACGTGCCGTGCCCGAATTGCGGCACCAAGGGGCGCTACACCGAGCCCAAGGCGTTTTCGGGCCTGGTCAAGACCTACCTCGGGGTCGTCGACGACGAGTCGGGCCTGCACTTCCTGCGCCCCGAGACGGCGCAGGGCATCTTCGTGAACTTCTCCAACGTGCTCACCGCCAGCCGCAAGAAGCCGCCGTTCGGCATCGGCCAGGTCGGCAAGGCGTTCCGCAACGAGATCACGCCGGGCAACTTCATCTTCCGCACCCGCGAGTTCGAGCAGATGGAGATCGAGTTCTTCACGGCTCCCGACGAGGCCGGCGAGTGGTTCGACCACTGGGTCGAGGCCTGCTGGAACTGGTTCATCGACCTCGGCGTGAGCGCCGACAACATGCGCCGGTTCGACGTGCCCGAGGAGGATCGCGCGCACTACTCCGCCGGCACGATCGACGTCGAGTACCGCTTCGGCTTCCCCGGCAAGGAATGGGGCGAGCTGATGGGTGTCGCCAACCGCACCGACTACGACCTGAAGAGCCACACCGAGGCGTCGGGACAGAGCCTGACGTTCTTCGACCAGGCCTCGGGTGAGAAGTACATCCCGTACGTCATCGAGCCGTCGTTCGGCCTGACCCGCGCGATGATGGCGTTCCTCGTCGACGCCTACCGCGAGGAGGAGGCGCCGAACGCCAAGGGCGGCACCGACACCCGCACGGTGCTGGGACTCGACCCGCGCCTGGCGCCGGTGAAGGTCGCGGTGCTGCCGCTGTCGCGCAACGAGAAGCTGTCGCCGCTGGCCCGCGAGGTCGCCGACCGCGTGCGCGCCCACGGCTGGAACACCGACTTCGACGACGCCGGCGCGATCGGTCGCCGCTATCGCCGCCAGGACGAGATCGGCACGCCGCTGTGCGTGACGGTCGACTTCGACTCGCTCGACGACCGCGCCGTCACGGTGCGCGACCGCGACACGATGGCGCAGGAGCGCGTCGCGCTCGACCAGCTCGACGCCTACCTCGCCGAGCGCCTCCGCGGCGCCTGA
- a CDS encoding DUF1801 domain-containing protein — protein sequence MKKTGGSVAAFIAEVVPAKRQRDAHALVDMMREISGREPELWGTIVGFGSCHYRYPTGNEGDMPVMAFAPRKAASTIYLDSIEAHARALADLGPHTSGVGCLYIKDLEQIDDAVLRGILERSLAYTEGGGGEYAQITVID from the coding sequence GTGAAGAAGACCGGAGGAAGCGTGGCGGCGTTCATCGCGGAGGTCGTCCCGGCGAAGCGGCAGCGCGACGCGCACGCCCTCGTCGACATGATGCGCGAGATCAGCGGACGCGAACCCGAGCTGTGGGGCACGATCGTCGGATTCGGCAGCTGCCACTACCGCTACCCCACCGGCAACGAGGGCGACATGCCCGTCATGGCCTTCGCTCCGCGGAAGGCCGCCTCGACGATCTACCTCGACTCGATCGAGGCTCACGCGCGGGCCCTCGCCGATCTCGGCCCGCACACCAGCGGCGTCGGCTGCCTCTACATCAAGGACCTCGAGCAGATCGATGACGCCGTGCTGCGCGGCATCCTGGAACGCTCGCTCGCCTACACCGAGGGCGGCGGCGGCGAGTACGCGCAGATCACCGTCATCGACTGA